The Candidatus Accumulibacter similis genome has a segment encoding these proteins:
- a CDS encoding acyl-CoA thioesterase — MPELVTVLPDRQPILRVVPMPSEVNPQGDVFGGWIMAQVDVAGAIPAMRCARGRVTTVAVNSFLFKQPVSVGDVVSFFAEVVSTGRTSITVRVEVYAERHPAQPITVKVTEAVLTYVAIDQNGCKRGLPGPV; from the coding sequence ATGCCTGAACTGGTGACCGTGCTGCCCGACAGGCAGCCGATCCTGCGTGTGGTGCCGATGCCGTCCGAGGTGAACCCGCAGGGAGACGTCTTTGGCGGCTGGATCATGGCGCAGGTCGACGTGGCCGGCGCCATACCGGCGATGCGGTGTGCGCGCGGCCGGGTGACCACCGTGGCGGTGAATTCGTTCCTTTTCAAGCAGCCGGTGTCGGTCGGTGACGTCGTCAGCTTCTTTGCCGAAGTGGTCAGTACCGGTCGCACCTCGATCACCGTCCGGGTCGAGGTCTACGCCGAGCGCCACCCGGCGCAGCCGATCACGGTGAAGGTGACCGAAGCGGTACTGACTTACGTGGCCATCGATCAGAACGGCTGCAAGCGGGGGCTGCCAGGTCCTGTCTGA
- a CDS encoding enoyl-CoA hydratase/isomerase family protein, giving the protein MSLDTHGWRHWRLEVDAQGLAWATLDKAGETTNSLSSAVMAELAQLLDELDRQPPQGLVFRSGKAAGFIAGADIQEFTQLETPAKGIELVARGWHLFNRLEAVRYPTLALVRGHCLGGGLELALACRYLLAVDESPTRMGLPEVMLGIVPGWGGMLRLPERIGPQAALDMMLTGKTIDAKKAKRLGLADDCVPPRVMDAAAALLVLSGQPRRRPPFLQRLLNGPFRRVVASGARKQVARRARREHYPAPYAIIDIWARHQGNALAAPQLIDSIVRSPTARNLVRVFFLQERLKSFGKTSSFTARRVHVVGAGVMGGDIAAWCALRGLTVTLEDQSIERIAPALQRAYAAWGQRIRDARELRQVMDRLIPDPEGHGASQADVVIEAIFEDLEAKRVLLAGLEARMRPEAVLASNTSSLRIEDLAGVLARPERLVGIHFFNPVAKMPLVEVVAAGGTDADTVQRATAFVRQIDRLPLPVKSAPGFLVNAVLGPYMLEAMRAVDEGITPATVDEAMLAFGMPMGPIELVDMVGLDVAMAAGRSLAGSGAEPPRCLLERLNAGHLGRKSGRGFYDHSAGKPTKPPAGPVPAGLAERLVRPLLERTRELVADGVVADADLADAGVIFGTGFAPFTGGPLNYLRSRHA; this is encoded by the coding sequence ATGAGTCTCGACACACATGGCTGGCGTCACTGGCGGCTCGAAGTCGACGCGCAGGGTCTCGCCTGGGCGACTCTCGACAAGGCAGGCGAAACCACCAACTCTCTGTCGAGCGCCGTCATGGCAGAGCTGGCGCAGCTGCTCGACGAGCTCGACCGGCAACCGCCGCAGGGCCTCGTCTTCCGCTCCGGCAAGGCTGCGGGCTTCATCGCCGGCGCCGATATCCAGGAGTTCACGCAGCTCGAGACGCCGGCCAAGGGCATCGAGCTGGTGGCGCGCGGCTGGCACCTGTTCAATCGCCTGGAGGCGGTGCGCTACCCGACGCTGGCGCTGGTGCGCGGACACTGCCTCGGTGGTGGCCTGGAACTCGCGCTCGCCTGCCGCTACCTGCTCGCCGTCGACGAGTCGCCGACGCGCATGGGTCTGCCGGAAGTGATGCTGGGCATCGTTCCGGGCTGGGGCGGCATGCTACGTCTGCCCGAACGAATCGGCCCGCAAGCGGCGCTCGACATGATGCTGACCGGCAAGACGATCGACGCGAAGAAGGCGAAGCGGCTCGGACTCGCCGACGACTGCGTGCCACCGCGCGTGATGGACGCGGCAGCGGCGCTGCTCGTCCTGAGCGGCCAGCCACGGCGGCGTCCCCCCTTCCTGCAGCGCCTGCTCAATGGACCGTTCAGGAGGGTCGTTGCCAGCGGCGCGAGAAAGCAGGTCGCACGGCGGGCGCGTCGCGAGCACTATCCGGCGCCCTATGCGATCATCGATATCTGGGCGCGGCATCAGGGCAACGCGCTGGCGGCGCCGCAACTGATTGACAGCATCGTCCGCTCGCCGACGGCGCGCAACCTGGTGCGCGTCTTCTTCCTCCAGGAGCGACTGAAGAGTTTCGGCAAGACCAGCAGCTTCACGGCCCGGCGCGTGCATGTCGTCGGTGCCGGCGTCATGGGCGGCGACATCGCCGCCTGGTGCGCCTTGCGCGGGCTGACCGTCACCCTCGAGGACCAGAGCATCGAGCGGATCGCGCCGGCCCTGCAGCGGGCCTACGCCGCCTGGGGGCAGCGCATCCGCGATGCGCGCGAGCTGCGCCAGGTGATGGATCGCCTGATCCCAGATCCCGAAGGACACGGCGCCAGCCAGGCCGACGTCGTGATCGAGGCGATCTTCGAGGACCTGGAAGCCAAGAGAGTCCTGCTCGCTGGTCTGGAAGCGCGCATGCGGCCGGAGGCGGTTCTCGCCAGCAATACCTCCAGCCTGCGCATCGAGGACCTCGCCGGCGTGCTGGCGAGGCCCGAACGGCTGGTCGGCATCCACTTCTTCAATCCGGTGGCGAAGATGCCGCTGGTCGAGGTCGTCGCCGCCGGCGGGACGGACGCCGACACCGTCCAGCGCGCGACCGCCTTCGTCCGCCAGATCGACCGGCTGCCGCTACCGGTGAAGAGCGCGCCAGGCTTTCTGGTCAACGCCGTTCTCGGCCCGTACATGCTCGAGGCGATGCGTGCGGTCGACGAAGGGATCACGCCAGCGACCGTCGACGAGGCGATGCTGGCTTTCGGCATGCCGATGGGACCGATCGAGCTCGTCGACATGGTTGGCCTCGATGTCGCGATGGCCGCCGGCAGGAGTCTGGCCGGCAGCGGGGCGGAACCACCGCGCTGCCTGCTCGAGCGCCTCAACGCCGGCCACCTGGGGCGCAAGAGTGGCCGCGGCTTCTATGACCATTCGGCTGGCAAGCCGACGAAGCCTCCCGCCGGGCCGGTGCCGGCAGGCCTTGCCGAGCGCCTCGTTCGTCCGCTGCTCGAGAGAACCCGGGAACTGGTCGCCGACGGCGTCGTCGCCGACGCCGACCTGGCTGACGCCGGCGTGATTTTTGGCACCGGCTTCGCACCGTTCACCGGTGGCCCGCTGAACTACCTGCGGAGCCGGCATGCCTGA
- a CDS encoding acetyl-CoA C-acetyltransferase: MGSEPVYVVDGARTPFLKGRNAPGPFTASDLAVHAGRALLIRQRFSAADLDEVILGCASPSPDEVNIGRVVALRLGCGHRVPAWTVMRNCASGMQAIDAAMANIRTGRSQLVLAGGVDALSHAPLLYNEAMVHWFARMMQAKSIGQKAGMFTRLRPAQLLSPVIGLLKGLTDPVVGLLMGQTAENLAWRFAISRQQMDEFSVRSHQRAVAARQAGRFGEIVPLVDGQGRVYREDDGVRADSSMAGLARLKPFFDRRYGRVTPGNSSQITDGAAWLLLASQAAVDDWQLQPLGRIMDSEWAGLDPAEMGLGPVHAATPILQRQQLGLDDIDLWEINEAFAAQVIGCLAAWESDVYCREQLGLPAALGSLTSERLNVDGGAIAIGHPVGASGARIVLHLLHALRAAGARRGIAAICIGGGQGGAMLVENIGTGVA; the protein is encoded by the coding sequence TTGGGATCTGAGCCGGTATATGTCGTCGACGGAGCGCGCACCCCGTTTCTCAAGGGGCGCAACGCCCCGGGTCCGTTCACTGCCAGTGATCTGGCGGTGCATGCCGGGCGCGCGCTGCTGATCCGTCAGCGCTTTTCCGCTGCCGACCTCGACGAGGTGATTCTGGGTTGTGCCAGCCCGTCGCCCGACGAAGTCAACATCGGTCGCGTCGTCGCCTTGCGCCTTGGTTGTGGGCACCGGGTACCGGCGTGGACGGTGATGCGCAACTGCGCCAGCGGCATGCAGGCCATCGACGCGGCGATGGCCAACATTCGCACCGGTCGTTCGCAACTGGTCCTTGCCGGCGGTGTCGACGCGCTGTCGCATGCGCCCTTGCTGTACAACGAAGCGATGGTGCACTGGTTTGCAAGGATGATGCAGGCCAAGAGCATCGGCCAGAAGGCCGGCATGTTCACCAGGCTGCGCCCGGCGCAGCTGCTGTCGCCGGTGATCGGGCTGTTGAAGGGCTTGACGGATCCGGTCGTCGGGCTGCTGATGGGCCAGACGGCAGAGAACCTCGCCTGGCGTTTCGCGATCTCGCGCCAGCAGATGGACGAGTTCAGCGTCCGCAGTCACCAGCGGGCGGTCGCGGCGCGTCAAGCGGGGCGCTTCGGCGAGATCGTGCCGCTGGTCGATGGCCAGGGACGGGTGTATCGCGAGGACGACGGTGTCCGCGCCGACTCCAGCATGGCTGGGCTGGCCAGGCTGAAGCCGTTCTTCGACCGTCGCTACGGCCGGGTCACGCCGGGCAACAGCTCGCAGATCACCGACGGTGCGGCTTGGCTGCTGCTCGCCTCGCAGGCGGCTGTCGACGACTGGCAACTGCAGCCGCTCGGCAGGATCATGGACAGCGAGTGGGCCGGCCTCGACCCGGCAGAGATGGGACTTGGCCCGGTGCATGCGGCGACACCGATCCTGCAACGGCAGCAACTCGGCTTGGACGACATCGATCTCTGGGAGATCAACGAGGCCTTCGCCGCGCAGGTAATCGGTTGCCTGGCAGCTTGGGAGTCGGATGTCTACTGTCGCGAGCAGCTCGGTTTGCCGGCAGCGCTCGGTTCGCTGACCAGCGAGCGCCTCAACGTCGACGGCGGCGCCATCGCCATCGGTCACCCGGTCGGCGCTTCCGGGGCGCGCATCGTCCTTCACCTGCTGCACGCCCTGCGCGCTGCCGGCGCGCGCCGCGGCATCGCCGCGATCTGCATCGGCGGTGGTCAGGGCGGAGCGATGCTGGTCGAGAACATCGGAACGGGTGTCGCATGA
- a CDS encoding acyl-CoA dehydrogenase, which translates to MIATIIWSVIGITLASLAVLFGVRSLRRALVSRPIFRTYKRILPQMSETERVALEAGTVWWDGELFRGDPDWKKLLAYPVPQLTAEEQSFMDNEVEQACALVDDWQVTSELHDLPADAWQYIKDKGFLGMIIPKRYGGLEFSAYAHSQIVTKLSTRCSALSVSVMVPNSLGPAELLLHYGTEAQKSHYLPRLAKGLEIPAFALTSPWAGSDAGSIPDVGIVCKGTWQGKEVLGMRVTWDKRYITLGPVCTILGLAFHLYDPDGLLGGKKHVGITCALVPRDTPGAEIGRRHFPLNAMFMNGPTRGKDVFMPLDYVIGGPAMVGQGWRMLMECLAAGRSISLPSSNTGMAQLTARTVGAYARVRSQFKMAIGRFEGVEEPLTRIGAYTYMMDAVRKMTAGAIDLGEKPSVVSAIAKYHVTERARQVVNDGMDIVGGKGICLGPSNFIGRAYQQIPIGITVEGANILTRSMILFGQGAIRCHPYVLKEMKAAFNPDAQEGLHDFDRALFGHAVFTARHAFSALRKGLTGSHFVSVPANVAPETRRYYQQLTRFSSAFAFLADISMLVLGGELKRREKLSARLGDILSMLYLCSATLKRYESEGRQQADAPLMHWAMWDAMYKAQMAFDGAIANFPVRWIGRLLYRMVFPLGHPYDVPSDRIGHRVAKLLIEPSAARDRLTAEAYLPKGESEAVGALELALLATIEAEPIEAKIRNAERKGLLVDNPDANVRDLAHAAFAAGIVTPAEYAVLKRRNELRDIVIHVDDFPHDLGRAQQKPLLHKAAA; encoded by the coding sequence ATGATCGCGACGATCATCTGGAGTGTAATCGGTATCACGCTGGCGAGCCTGGCCGTGCTGTTCGGTGTGCGTTCCCTGCGACGGGCGCTCGTCAGCCGGCCGATCTTCAGAACCTACAAGCGGATTCTGCCGCAGATGTCGGAAACCGAGCGGGTTGCGCTCGAGGCCGGCACCGTCTGGTGGGACGGCGAACTGTTCCGTGGCGATCCGGACTGGAAGAAGCTGCTCGCCTATCCGGTGCCGCAGCTGACGGCGGAGGAGCAGTCGTTCATGGACAACGAGGTCGAGCAGGCCTGTGCGCTGGTCGACGACTGGCAGGTGACCAGCGAACTCCATGACCTGCCGGCGGATGCCTGGCAGTACATCAAGGACAAGGGCTTCCTGGGCATGATCATTCCGAAGCGCTACGGTGGACTGGAGTTCTCGGCCTACGCGCACTCGCAGATCGTCACCAAGCTGTCGACCCGCTGTTCGGCGCTGTCGGTGTCGGTGATGGTTCCCAATTCGCTGGGGCCAGCCGAGCTGCTGCTGCATTATGGGACCGAGGCACAAAAGAGCCATTACCTGCCGCGCCTGGCGAAGGGACTGGAGATTCCCGCTTTCGCGCTGACCAGCCCGTGGGCGGGCTCCGATGCCGGTTCGATTCCGGATGTCGGCATCGTCTGCAAGGGGACGTGGCAGGGCAAGGAGGTCCTCGGCATGCGGGTGACTTGGGACAAGCGCTACATCACGCTCGGGCCGGTATGCACCATCCTCGGTCTGGCCTTCCACCTCTACGATCCGGACGGCCTCCTCGGCGGCAAGAAGCACGTTGGCATCACCTGTGCGCTGGTTCCACGCGACACCCCTGGCGCGGAGATCGGGCGCCGGCATTTTCCGCTCAACGCCATGTTCATGAACGGTCCGACCCGTGGCAAGGACGTCTTCATGCCGCTCGACTATGTGATCGGCGGGCCGGCGATGGTCGGCCAGGGCTGGCGGATGCTCATGGAGTGCCTGGCTGCTGGCCGTTCGATCTCGCTGCCATCGTCCAATACCGGCATGGCGCAACTGACTGCACGCACTGTCGGTGCCTACGCGCGCGTGCGCAGCCAGTTCAAGATGGCGATTGGTCGCTTCGAGGGTGTCGAGGAACCGCTGACCCGGATTGGCGCCTATACCTACATGATGGATGCAGTGCGCAAGATGACCGCCGGCGCCATCGACCTCGGCGAGAAGCCTTCCGTCGTCTCGGCGATCGCCAAGTACCACGTCACCGAACGCGCCCGCCAGGTTGTCAATGACGGTATGGACATCGTCGGTGGCAAGGGTATCTGCCTCGGCCCTTCGAACTTCATCGGCCGGGCTTACCAGCAGATCCCCATCGGCATCACCGTCGAGGGCGCCAACATCCTGACGCGCAGCATGATCCTCTTCGGCCAGGGAGCCATCCGCTGCCATCCGTACGTGCTGAAGGAAATGAAGGCGGCGTTCAACCCTGATGCGCAAGAGGGTCTGCATGACTTCGACCGCGCCCTTTTCGGCCACGCCGTGTTCACTGCCCGGCACGCCTTCAGCGCCTTGCGCAAGGGGCTCACGGGTTCGCACTTTGTCTCCGTTCCCGCCAACGTGGCTCCGGAAACGCGGCGCTACTACCAGCAGTTGACCCGTTTCTCGTCGGCCTTTGCCTTCCTCGCCGACATCTCGATGCTGGTGCTCGGTGGCGAACTCAAGCGTCGCGAGAAGCTGTCGGCGCGCCTCGGCGACATCCTTTCCATGCTCTACCTGTGCTCGGCGACGCTCAAGCGCTATGAGTCCGAAGGCCGCCAGCAGGCCGACGCGCCGCTGATGCACTGGGCGATGTGGGACGCCATGTACAAGGCGCAGATGGCTTTCGACGGTGCCATCGCCAACTTCCCGGTACGCTGGATCGGCCGCCTGCTCTACCGCATGGTGTTCCCGCTGGGCCATCCCTACGATGTGCCATCGGACCGCATCGGCCACCGCGTGGCCAAGCTCCTGATCGAGCCTTCGGCCGCCCGCGACCGCCTGACCGCCGAAGCCTATCTGCCGAAGGGAGAGTCGGAGGCCGTCGGTGCCCTCGAACTCGCGCTGTTGGCGACGATCGAGGCCGAGCCGATCGAAGCGAAGATCCGCAACGCCGAGAGGAAGGGTCTGCTGGTCGACAATCCCGACGCCAATGTGCGTGATCTGGCCCATGCCGCGTTCGCTGCCGGCATCGTCACGCCCGCCGAGTACGCGGTCCTGAAGCGGCGCAACGAGTTGCGCGACATCGTCATTCACGTTGACGATTTTCCACACGATCTCGGTCGCGCGCAGCAGAAGCCGCTGCTGCACAAGGCCGCCGCCTGA
- a CDS encoding TetR/AcrR family transcriptional regulator, with protein MSEQKTNSDTRDRILDVAERLFMENGYEATSMRMITGAAEVNLAAVNYHFGSKEALLREVFRRRLGWLNRNRLQALDRLEAQAGGGPLKPSQILEAFFGTLLRMGEDRALGGMTFLRLLGRTLTEPAEFIRTFFAGEYAEVIDRYKQALYRALPDVPQAEIVWRLHFMLGAMSYAIAGTDVLRVVTGVELDDLAGERPVPDDDTVLARRLAQRLMPFLLGGLRAPLPQFDEPAGSQKELPTKAARESRTQI; from the coding sequence ATGTCCGAACAGAAGACCAACAGTGATACCCGCGACCGGATCCTCGATGTCGCAGAGCGCCTGTTCATGGAGAACGGCTACGAGGCGACCTCGATGCGCATGATCACCGGGGCGGCCGAAGTCAATCTGGCAGCGGTCAATTACCACTTCGGCTCGAAGGAGGCGCTGCTGCGCGAGGTCTTCAGGCGTCGTCTGGGATGGCTCAATCGGAATCGCCTGCAGGCTCTTGATCGACTCGAGGCGCAGGCGGGCGGTGGGCCGCTGAAGCCTTCGCAAATCCTCGAGGCATTCTTCGGCACCCTGCTGCGCATGGGTGAGGACAGGGCACTGGGCGGGATGACCTTCCTGCGGCTTCTCGGTCGCACGCTGACCGAGCCCGCCGAGTTCATCCGCACCTTCTTTGCCGGCGAGTATGCCGAAGTGATCGACCGCTACAAGCAGGCGCTGTACCGGGCGTTGCCCGACGTACCGCAGGCCGAAATCGTCTGGCGCCTGCATTTCATGCTCGGCGCCATGTCCTATGCGATCGCCGGCACCGACGTCCTGCGGGTGGTCACCGGTGTGGAACTCGATGATCTGGCGGGCGAGCGACCCGTTCCGGACGACGATACGGTCCTGGCCAGGCGGCTGGCGCAGCGACTGATGCCCTTCCTGCTCGGCGGCCTGCGGGCGCCGCTGCCGCAGTTCGACGAGCCAGCAGGAAGCCAAAAAGAGCTGCCGACCAAGGCGGCCAGAGAAAGCAGAACCCAGATCTAG
- a CDS encoding ABC transporter ATP-binding protein/permease, which produces MRRTASPYPVADRPTAADTHLAATLSRLLPYLWQHKWRVVLALSCLVGAKIANVGVPLIFKEMIDDLSSTQQMVVLPAVLLLLYGALRFSASLFAELREILFARVTQHAVRRIALEVFRHLHELSLRFHLERQTGGVSRDIERGSRAISSLISYTLYSILPTLIEISIVLTILLLRYDVALALITIGSLAAYVIFTVMISNWRITLRRRLNETDSAANTRAIDSLLNYETVKYFNNEDYEARRYDQQMQLWEDAATRSQISLSWLNLGQQGIIALGVTAMMWRAASGVVDGSMTIGDLVLVNAFLIQLYMPLNFLGVVYREIRQALADIERLFDLLAVNREIADSPTAVRLDDGPVAIRFAAVDFSYEANRRILHQVSFSIPAGRTVAVVGESGSGKSTLARLLYRFYDVSGGAILVNGTDLRQLTQASLRAAIGIVPQDTVLFNDSIYYNIHYGNPQARREQVLAAAAAAQLAPFIEQLPLGYETRVGERGLKLSGGEKQRVAIARALLKNPPVLIFDEATSALDSKTEKAIQASLDSAARGRTTLVIAHRLSTIMNADEILVMDSGRIVERGTHQQLLDAAGTYAQMWTLQQLEEAGGAPPERNAAAG; this is translated from the coding sequence ATGCGCCGCACCGCTTCACCCTACCCGGTTGCCGACAGGCCGACGGCTGCCGATACGCACCTCGCAGCGACCCTCAGCAGGCTGCTTCCCTATCTCTGGCAGCACAAATGGCGGGTCGTGCTGGCCCTGTCCTGCCTGGTGGGCGCCAAGATCGCCAACGTTGGCGTGCCGCTGATCTTCAAGGAGATGATCGACGATCTCAGCAGTACGCAGCAGATGGTCGTTCTGCCCGCCGTGCTCCTCCTGCTCTACGGTGCCTTGCGCTTCTCTGCGTCGTTGTTCGCAGAGTTGCGTGAGATTCTCTTTGCCCGCGTCACCCAGCACGCCGTGCGTCGCATCGCGCTCGAGGTCTTCCGTCACCTGCACGAACTGTCGCTGCGCTTTCATCTGGAACGGCAGACTGGAGGCGTCTCGCGCGACATCGAACGCGGCAGCCGGGCGATCTCCAGTCTGATCAGCTACACGCTGTACTCGATTCTGCCCACGCTGATCGAGATCAGCATCGTTCTCACGATCCTGCTGCTGCGCTACGACGTCGCGCTCGCACTGATCACGATCGGGTCGCTGGCCGCCTACGTCATCTTCACGGTGATGATAAGCAACTGGCGGATCACGCTGCGCCGCAGGCTCAACGAGACCGACTCGGCAGCCAACACGCGGGCGATCGACAGCCTGCTGAACTACGAGACCGTCAAGTACTTCAACAACGAGGACTACGAGGCCCGGCGCTACGACCAGCAGATGCAACTGTGGGAGGATGCGGCAACGCGCAGCCAGATCTCGCTCTCGTGGCTCAACCTGGGACAGCAGGGAATCATCGCTCTGGGCGTGACGGCGATGATGTGGCGAGCAGCCAGCGGCGTCGTCGACGGCAGCATGACGATCGGCGACCTGGTTCTGGTGAACGCCTTCCTCATCCAGCTCTACATGCCACTGAACTTCCTCGGCGTGGTCTACCGGGAGATCCGGCAGGCGCTCGCCGACATCGAGCGGCTCTTCGACCTGCTGGCGGTAAACCGCGAGATCGCCGACTCCCCGACTGCCGTCAGGCTCGACGACGGACCGGTGGCGATCCGCTTCGCAGCGGTCGATTTCTCCTACGAGGCCAACCGCCGGATTCTGCACCAAGTGAGCTTTTCGATTCCCGCCGGCAGGACGGTCGCCGTCGTCGGCGAATCCGGGTCGGGAAAGTCTACGCTCGCGCGCCTGCTCTACCGATTCTACGATGTCAGCGGCGGCGCCATCCTGGTCAACGGCACGGATCTGCGCCAACTCACCCAGGCCAGTCTGCGTGCGGCAATCGGGATCGTGCCGCAGGACACCGTGCTCTTCAACGACAGCATCTACTACAACATTCACTACGGCAACCCGCAGGCCAGGCGCGAGCAGGTTCTCGCAGCCGCGGCGGCGGCACAGCTGGCGCCCTTCATCGAGCAGTTACCACTGGGCTACGAAACCCGCGTCGGCGAGCGGGGGCTGAAGCTCTCGGGTGGCGAGAAGCAGCGTGTCGCGATCGCCCGTGCCCTGCTCAAGAACCCGCCCGTGCTTATCTTCGACGAGGCGACCTCAGCCCTCGACTCGAAGACCGAAAAGGCGATCCAGGCGAGCCTCGACAGCGCCGCTCGCGGCCGCACGACGCTGGTTATCGCGCACCGCCTGTCGACGATCATGAACGCCGACGAGATCCTGGTCATGGATTCCGGCCGCATCGTCGAGCGCGGAACGCACCAGCAGCTGCTTGACGCAGCGGGCACCTATGCGCAGATGTGGACCCTGCAGCAGCTCGAGGAAGCAGGCGGCGCCCCGCCTGAAAGGAACGCTGCAGCAGGCTGA
- a CDS encoding chemotaxis protein CheA: MSDFAGMEDLLQDFLQEAGDLLSDVDNKLVDLERSPDDVRLLNDIFRGFHTIKGGAGFLNAGELVKLCHLTENLFDKLRNGEKGLTPALMDTILAATQCVRQMFGEIAQGRQPTAAAAEVTANLQSALAPAADPVAPPPAAVGLPQVKPGGAPAAADSGDQGPDWQALHAVFSGQASASVPAVAGKTETMDVSKEGGEVELSQLQPHFPPEGRRSSDRPGAAASAAPSGRRADERAAARETTIRVDTARLDQVLNLSGEIGLTKNRLTSLRADILAGRTDSETLQALDQAVSQLDLLVSDLQNSVMKTRMQPIGRLFQKYPRIARDLARQLGKDVELALIGEETEVDKTMIEDLADPLIHLIRNAVDHGVEPPEERRAAGKQAKSVIRLEARQEGDHIVLMIADDGRGMSPDRIRAKAVEKQIISEEEANTLDDRQSLNLIFLPGFSTMAKASAVSGRGVGMDVVKTNIQKLNGSIEIRSEPGKGSVFVISLPLTLAILPVLLVLLGDQPFALPLSLVREILPIDHERMQEVGGKETLVVRGEILPVIALARLLGWPQLRRPEFGVLMQTAERSFILAVDNFAGRDDAVIKALDDFRPRGVAGVTTLSNGQIVLILDMKELLSDLAANGERDTRAPAPRPLELLV; encoded by the coding sequence ATGAGCGATTTTGCGGGGATGGAAGACCTGCTGCAGGATTTCCTGCAGGAAGCCGGTGACCTGCTGTCGGATGTCGACAACAAGCTCGTCGATCTTGAGCGGAGTCCCGACGATGTGCGTCTGCTCAACGACATCTTTCGCGGTTTTCACACGATCAAGGGCGGCGCAGGCTTCCTCAATGCCGGCGAGCTGGTGAAGCTTTGCCACCTGACCGAGAACCTGTTCGACAAGCTGCGGAACGGCGAGAAGGGGCTGACGCCGGCGCTGATGGACACCATCCTGGCAGCCACGCAGTGTGTGCGCCAGATGTTCGGCGAGATCGCCCAAGGCAGGCAGCCGACTGCGGCTGCGGCGGAAGTCACGGCCAATCTGCAGAGCGCGTTGGCGCCAGCGGCCGATCCCGTTGCACCGCCACCGGCTGCCGTTGGGCTGCCCCAAGTCAAGCCTGGCGGCGCGCCAGCTGCGGCAGACAGTGGCGATCAGGGTCCGGATTGGCAGGCACTGCATGCGGTGTTCAGCGGGCAGGCCAGCGCCAGTGTGCCGGCTGTTGCGGGCAAAACCGAGACCATGGACGTCAGCAAGGAGGGGGGCGAGGTTGAGCTGTCGCAGCTGCAGCCGCACTTTCCGCCCGAGGGGCGTCGCAGCTCGGACAGGCCGGGAGCCGCTGCCAGCGCCGCGCCGTCGGGGCGCCGCGCCGACGAAAGGGCGGCAGCGCGCGAAACGACCATCCGTGTGGACACTGCGCGCCTTGACCAGGTGCTCAATCTGTCCGGGGAGATCGGCCTGACCAAGAACCGGTTGACCAGCCTGCGGGCCGACATTCTGGCCGGGCGAACGGATTCGGAGACGTTGCAGGCGCTCGATCAGGCCGTCAGCCAGCTCGACCTGCTGGTGTCCGACCTGCAGAACTCGGTCATGAAGACGCGCATGCAGCCAATCGGCCGCCTTTTCCAGAAGTATCCCCGGATCGCGCGCGACCTCGCCAGACAACTGGGCAAGGATGTCGAACTGGCGCTGATCGGCGAAGAGACCGAGGTCGACAAGACGATGATCGAGGACCTGGCCGACCCTCTTATCCACCTGATACGCAATGCGGTCGATCATGGTGTCGAGCCGCCCGAGGAACGGCGCGCCGCAGGCAAGCAGGCGAAGAGCGTCATTCGTCTCGAAGCGCGTCAGGAGGGTGACCACATTGTCCTGATGATTGCCGATGACGGGCGTGGGATGAGTCCCGATCGCATCCGCGCGAAGGCGGTCGAGAAACAGATCATCAGCGAGGAAGAAGCGAACACGCTCGATGACAGGCAGAGCCTCAACCTGATCTTCCTGCCGGGTTTTTCGACGATGGCCAAGGCTTCCGCCGTGTCCGGTCGCGGCGTCGGCATGGACGTCGTGAAGACCAACATCCAGAAACTCAATGGGTCGATCGAGATCCGTTCCGAGCCCGGCAAGGGTTCGGTCTTCGTCATCTCGCTGCCGTTGACGCTGGCCATCCTGCCGGTTCTTCTCGTCCTCCTTGGCGACCAGCCTTTTGCCTTGCCGCTGTCGCTGGTGCGGGAAATCCTGCCAATCGACCACGAACGAATGCAGGAGGTGGGCGGCAAGGAAACGCTGGTGGTGCGCGGCGAGATTCTGCCGGTCATTGCCCTCGCACGCCTGCTCGGGTGGCCGCAACTGCGGCGGCCCGAGTTCGGCGTCCTCATGCAGACTGCCGAGCGCAGCTTCATTCTGGCGGTAGACAACTTCGCCGGACGCGATGACGCTGTGATCAAGGCGCTCGATGACTTCCGCCCGCGCGGAGTGGCAGGAGTGACGACGCTGTCGAATGGTCAGATCGTTCTCATTCTGGACATGAAGGAGCTGTTGTCCGATCTTGCGGCCAATGGTGAGCGAGACACGCGGGCGCCGGCGCCGCGGCCACTGGAACTGCTCGTCTAA